DNA sequence from the Kineococcus endophyticus genome:
GTGCGCTCGCCCGGCGGCAGGTCGAGGGCGTGCCGGGTGCCCCGCGCACCGGCCGAGGGGACCCACGCGTCGCGCAGGACCCCGCGCAGCCGCTGGGTGCCGGTGTTCTGGACGGTCAGCTCCGTCGTGCGGGGTTCCCCGAGCCGCACGGCCGGCAACGGGGCCCGCACGACCCGCAGCCGGGCCGGCGACGGGGCCAGGACGACGTCGAGACCGACGAGCACGACGCAGACGGCCGTCCACACGCCGACCGCGGCCCACCCGGGCCAGGCGACGACGAGGACCAGGCCGGCCAGGGCCAGCCAGACGGCGCGTCCGGTGAGCGCCACGTCAGCGCGGGACCGGGACGGAGCCGAGGACGGAGTCCAGCACCGCGTCGACGCTGACCCCGTCGAGCTCGGCCTCGGGCCGCAGCTGCACGCGGTGGCGCAGCGTCGGCCGCGCCAGCGACTTCACGTCGTCGGGGGAGACGTAGTCGCGCCCCGACAGCCACGCCCACGCCCGCGCGGTCGCCAGCAGCGACGTCGCGCCGCGGGGGGACACGCCCAGGGCCAGCGAGGGGGAGTTCCGCGTGGCCCGGCACACGTCGACGACGTAGCCGAGGACCTCCCGCGAGCACTGCACGCGGCGCACGGCGTCGGCGGCGATGGCCAGCTGCTCCGGGGTCGCGACGGCCCGCACCCCGGCCGCCGCGAGGTCGCGCGGGTCGAACCCCGTGGCGTGGCGGGCCAGCACCTCGACCTCGTCCTCGCGCGGCGGCAGCGGCAGCGTCAGCTTGAGCAGGAACCGGTCGAGCTGCGCCTCCGGCAACGGGTAGGTGCCCTCGTACTCGACGGGGTTCTGGGTGGCGGCGACGATGAACGGGTCCGGCAGCCGGCGCGGTTCGCCCTCGACGGAGACCTGCTTCTCCTCCATGGCCTCCAGCAGCGAGGCCTGCGTCTTCGGCGGGGTCCGGTTGATCTCGTCGGCGAGCAGGATGTTCGTGAACACCGGGCCCTCGCGGAAGGAGAACCGGGAGCTCTGGGCGTCGTAGACGAGCGAGCCCGTCACGTCGCCCGGCATGAGGTCGGGGGTGAACTGCACGCGCTTGGTGTCGAGCGCGAGGGAGGCCGACAGGCTGCGCACGAGCAACGTCTTCGCCACGCCCGGAACGCCTTCCAGGAGCACGTGCCCGCGGCACAGGACGGCGATGACGAGGCCGGTGACGGCGGCGTCCTGGCCGACGACGGCCTTGGCCACCTCCTGCCGGACGGCGCGCAGGGCCTGCCGCGCGTCCTCGACGGCCTCGCTCGAGGGGGTTTCGCTCACGGGGTGTCCTCCGGTCGGGGGGTGCGGGACGGGTGCGTCGG
Encoded proteins:
- a CDS encoding AAA family ATPase is translated as MSETPSSEAVEDARQALRAVRQEVAKAVVGQDAAVTGLVIAVLCRGHVLLEGVPGVAKTLLVRSLSASLALDTKRVQFTPDLMPGDVTGSLVYDAQSSRFSFREGPVFTNILLADEINRTPPKTQASLLEAMEEKQVSVEGEPRRLPDPFIVAATQNPVEYEGTYPLPEAQLDRFLLKLTLPLPPREDEVEVLARHATGFDPRDLAAAGVRAVATPEQLAIAADAVRRVQCSREVLGYVVDVCRATRNSPSLALGVSPRGATSLLATARAWAWLSGRDYVSPDDVKSLARPTLRHRVQLRPEAELDGVSVDAVLDSVLGSVPVPR